TGCTATGCCTCCATGTTTTGAAAAATGGTGTCATCGGTTCGATGATGTTTTCAACCATCAAGCCCAAAAGAAAGGGTTTAGACACTATTTGGGAGGATTATTAGGTGAAAGTGAACGAAAAAACCTCACACAGATGTCAAACAATGCAGTAGGAGTGGTTTACCACCAATTGCATCATTTTTTAACGGAAGCGACTTGGGACAGGCAGAAAGTCAACGAGCGCAGACTGCAAGTGATGCAGCAATGTAGTCAAACAAAAGTCAGGAGAGGATTTACTCTCATAATAGATGATTCAGGGCATAGAAAAAGCGGCAAGAAAACTGCTGGAATTGGGAGGCAATATATAGGCGAAATTGGCAAAACAGATAATGGCGTAGTGTTAGTAACAACTCATTTATATGATGGAGTAAAAAGTCTACCGTTAGACGTGGAATTATATCAACACGCTAGTTCGTTACCCGAAGGGAAGCAAGACCCAGAATTTATCAAAAAACCAGATATAGCCTTAAGGTTAGTTGATAAATGTCTCAGTAGAGGCGAAAAACCTGGAGTAGTATTGGTAGATGCTGGGTATGGAAATAATACGAATTTCTTGAAGCAATTAGAGCTAAAAAAGTTAAAATACATAGCAGGATTAGCAAAAAATAGAAAAGTCATTTGTCAACTGCAACCGGAAAAAGAAAAGGTAAGTCTAAGATTAGATGATTTAGCTAAAAGCTTACAACCAGAAGCATTTGCCGAAATCCAATTAGAACTAGAACTCCCCAGAACCGTATGGGTGGCAACAGTTGAAGTAGAAATCTCAACCTTATCAGAAACTAGAACAATAGCTATCGTTATGAATGCTGCTAGTTTTTATGAAGCTACAGATGTGAGTTATTTGATTACTAATGTTGCCCATGAGAAAGCAACTTGTGAATGGATAGTTAAAACTTACTCCCATAGAAATTGGGTGGAAGTATTTTATCGCGAAGCTAAAGGTTGGTTAGGTTTAAGGGAGTATCAGGCAAGAAGTATCAAAAGCCTTGAGCGACATCTGATCTTAGTTTTTTGTGCTTACAGTTTTATTGTCTGGCAACAATTAACTGGAGGTTTAAGACGGCGTTGGGCTAACAAACCGTTAAATACATTTACTGAAGCTTTATCTGCCTTTAGAACAGCTATATCTTATCGTTTTGTTGGTTGGCTACAGGAGAACACAGATTTTTTACTTTATAGTTGCAGATAATTCTGGCTTAAACAGATGATTGCAGGTTGAGTTGCATTTAATCCTGGCTGGAAACAAGGATGATCGCAGGTTGGGCTAAATCTAGGTATTGAGCCGAGATTCTTAATGCTCCTCAAACGCTGTCACCTTTGGTAACTGGATAATAAAGCTTGTCCCCTTGCCCTCTGCACTTTCAACCCCAAGTGTCCCTTGATGCGCTTCAGTAATGCTCTTTGCCAAAAATAATCCTAATCCCCAGCCAGTTTGCTCTTCAGCACAGACGGTTCGACGAAATTGTTGAAATAAAATTGATTGAGCGTCTAGAGCAATCGGATTGCCTTCATTATGGATAATAAGGGTGATTTGCGTTTCAGTTTGCTGGAGCGTAAGTGTAATCGGCGTATTAGGAGCGCCATATTTCACAGCATTAATTGCTAAATTTTCAATCACTCTTTGTATTTCTTTACGACTATGCTTACCTCTTTTGAGCATTTTTACTTAGCAATTACTAGCACTTATAAATATTCAACCAAATAGAGATACAAAGTTTTTTTTACTCCCGTCAGCGACGCTACGAAATCAAGTTAAGACCAATCACATAAATAGGTATAAAAGCTTTAAAGCCGAAATACGTCAGATAATAAGTTTGTGATAATAGACATTTTATTTCCATGTTTTGAAGTGAGCGCAGTTACTTAATAGGTTGGCAGTTCCAGGGTATTGTAACTGTAAAAGTAGTGCCTATGCCAACTTTACTAAAACAGTTAATGCTACCTTGATGTAAATCAACCATTTTCTTAGCGATAAATAAGCCTACTCCAGCCCCTGAAATATTATTAACATTATAAGCTCTGTGAAATGCTTCAAAAAGTTGGGGGAAAAATTGACTAGGAATGCCAATTCCATAATCTTTAATTTTGAAGGTTGCCTGTTGATTTTGACAACTAAGCTCAAATTCAATATCCTTGCTATCAGGAGAATATTTTAGGGCGTTACTTAACAAGTTGGTGAGAAGATGACGCAGCACTTTTTCATCCATTACTGCATCAAAACATTCTCCTGTATGAGTAAACAGTATTTGATGTTTGTTGCCATCAGTTAATTGCATTTCCGCGATTAACTCCTGGCAAAAGTTTTCTAAGTTGATAGGAGCAGGGTTAAGCTCTAAATTTTCAGCTTCAGCTTTATTAATGACCAGTACATCGTCTAAAAGTTGTGTTAGGCGTTTGATAGCCGCATCAATTTGCTGGAATGATTTTTGTTTCCTAGAGTCCGATAGTTTATGTGAATAATGCTGCAATAGCTGAGTGGAAGATAAAATTACTGTCAAGGGAGTTCGGAACTCATGAGATATCAGTGTAATAAAATGCGATTTAAGTTCATTGAGTTCTGTTGCTTTTTGTAAGGAATTAAGAATTTCTTTTTCGGCTTGCTTACGCTCGGTGATGTCTTGAATATTAATAATAATATATGAAATTTCTTCCGGTTGATCTCTAACATTATTAATTTCTACAAAAACCGGAAAAATCGTCCCATCTTTGCGAATGTGTTCAGTTTCAAAAGAATAGTAGTTTTGCTCAAGTGATTGATGGATGTGTTCTAAAACGTCTGGCAGACATTTTGGTGCTATTAGGCAAGTAAAAGAACGACCTATAAGTTCTTCGACTGTATATCCGTGCATAAGAGCAAAAGCAGGATTAATCAATTCCAAAGGTTCATTGTCTGGGGTAGTAATTACTAATCCTTGGGAAGTGTGTTGAAAGATATCCGCCCACTGCTGTAACTTGCGTTCGTCCTTTTTACGTTGAGTAATGTCCAGTATAAAGCTGACACCACTATCGCTAAAACCTTCTAATATACTTCCACCAATTAGAATAGGAACTCGACTACCATCAGCACGAATAAATTCTTTTTCATAGGGACTGTTAATTCCGGTTGCTGCTCTTTCATCAAGTGCTTGTTGATCTACTGATGAATACTCTGGTGGCGTTAATTCTACCCAAGATACGTTTTTACTAAAAAACTCATCTCTTGAATAGCCTATTATGTTAAGAAAAGCATCATTTACTTCTTCTACTTCTCCATCAATATTCCAAAAGCATATACCAATCATATTAGAATCAAAGATGCGGCGGAAGCGAGCAGAACTTGATCGCAAGGATGCTTCTACTTGTTGGCGACGAGTAATTTCTTGTTCTAGTTTAGCAACTGTATCTAATAGTTCTGCCTGCTTGGACTCTAATGCGATCTGAGCTTGCTGCAGAGCGGCATTAGCTTGATTCTGGGCATGAATGGCGGCTTCGGCATTTTTCTTGGCAACAATAAGCTCATCTTCATACTGAATCCGCTGATGCAGGAGAACAAAAATACAGTCATTAATTAAAACGCCCGAACGTTCCTGGGACACGGCATTCAGCAGTACGGGTAGAGTCTTCCCCTGTTTAGATCTCAGCGAAATGTAAATTTCTTCTACCTTGCCATGTAGCTTGAGTGAAGGAAAGAAATGGCTTTGATAGAAGATGCGACTGGACAATGGCAAAATCAGGTTAATGTGCTGCCCTCGCAGCTCGTCGAGTTCATATCCTAGTAATTGCAGCAGCGTAGCATTGACTGCCAAAATCTGACCATTGTCTGTAAATGTGAGAAAGCCACAGGGCGCAGTGTTTAGTGCCTCATCCAAGTGAGCAACATCCTCTAATTTAGAATACGCAGGTTGCATAGACAGTTTCTAAATATTGTTTAATTAAATGGAGGGTTTCTTGGGGATGGCTCATGTGCGGGCAATGCCCGGTCGCTTTCATGACTTGTAGCGTGCTCCCAAGCAAATGGCGGTGCAGGTAATGCCCTACCTCAATAGGAGCGAGCGCATCATCTGAGCATTGCAATATGAGGGATGGAACAGTCACTTTCGGCAAGTCGTGGCGGTTATCAGAGAGGAAAGTCACTTCAGCAAAGCGACGCGCGATAACTGGATCGGTTGAGCAAAAGCTAGTTTCAAGCTCATTTGTAAGTTCAGGATGCTCCTCATTTTTCATGACGATTGGGGCTAGTAAGCTTGCCCAACCCATGTAATTTCTCTCCATGATATCTAGCAGCCCTTCAATATCTGTGCGCTCAAATCCTCCCAGATAATCAGGTAAGTCATTGATGTAGCAGGGAGAGGGAGCGATAAGAATCAAGTGAGCGAAGCGATGGGGGACTTGAAGGGATGCCAAAATGCCAATTATGCTACTAACCGAATGCCCAACGAAAATGACATCGGTCAAATCCAACGCTTCACAAATATCCACGACATCTTGAACATAACCGTTGAGGTTACTGTACCGCTCAGCACTGTAGGCACTTAAATCTGATTTTCCAGAGCCGACATAATCGAATAAAAAGATTTTGTAATCATTCTCAAAGTTTGGTGTTAGAAAACGCCACATATTCTGGTCACACCCAAACCCGTGAGCAAACAGCATCGGCTGCTTACCTCGTCCAAAGCAGGTGACATTATTTCGCAGAATAATATTTGAAACCATCTTAATTTCTCAAAGAATTCCAGTAGCTCACTTTCAACAACTGGGGTTTTTATTAAAATGCCCATTTCGATCTTAATACTTAACTTTCTGCTAGATCACGGTTATCATCCTGAACATTCTAAGAACCCTGAAAAACAGCGAAATTGCCCAGTTTGATCTAGGTAGATTTGGGTTGGAAAGTAATCCGACGGCGATCTATCTAAGTCGTCTAGCACCTGGATCTAGGCCCACAATGTTGCAGGCTCTTAATGCGATCGCGGCTCTGTTAACTTCGGGCCGTGAGGATGCTTTAAGTTTGCAGTGGTGGCAGTTACGTTACCAACATACGGCGGCGGTCAGAAGTGTGTTGGCTGATAAATATGCACCAGCTACTGCTAATAAGATGTTAGCAGCACTCAAAGGATGTCTCAAAGAGTGCATGAGACTGGGTTTTCACTCAATTCCAAATTAGTTAATTTAGTCAAACCGAAGAGTGGTTTCGCCTCACTCATTTTGTTGTTATCCAAGAGATGCAAAGTGTTGTAGTTTTAGTAGCATTCAGTTAATTTACGTATAACTTAGCAATAAAGCACAAAAAATCCGTAAATCCTCAGAAGACAGTTGATCAGCAATATTTGTAGAATTAAATGTGGAATGGGTGCATCAACTTAACAAATTCTGCGTTTAATCGAGCAAACAACTCAAAAGTGATAGCATTACTAACTTAGTAACAGATGTTGCTAATCGAACAAATAAAATATGCTAAAACTTTATTTATTTTATAGGAATTATATTTAAATGTTTCAGAAAATGGGTCTACAAACAAGATTACTTGGCTCATTCCTGCTCATGGGTGGAATTGTATTAGCTGTTGGTTTTGTTGGCGCTAATGGGACTTCACGCTTAAGTAAACATATCGACACCCTTGGTAATGTTACAATTCCTAGCGTGACCGGATTATGGAAAGTTAATGAAGGACAAACTCAAATACAGTCATCAGAAAGAGCCTTACTCAATACACACCTTACCTCAGAAAAAAGACAAGTAGAATTAACTCGGATTAAAGATGCTTGGAAGCAAATCGACGTAGGATTTAAACAATATGAATCTACTTTTCAAACTGAAGAAGAAAAGAAGATTTATCAACAATTTTTAGAAGATTGGGATAGGTGGAAAGTAGACCATCAAAAATTTTTACAGGAGTATCAAAAGTTTGCCAATATGGGCATTTCAGATCCTCCAAATCGCATGGCGGCATTGGTAAGCCAAGGGAAACAAAATACCCCAGAAATGCGATTAGCTAAAGCCGCAGATACCCAGCTTGACCGCATCAGTGAATTTTCGGCTAATCAAGGACTTGAGTCTTTCAATGCTGCTACTGACAGCGTTATAGCAGTTATTGACTATAATCAAGAATTGGGAACAGGGGCGAAAAAATCTGCGGAGAAAGATATTCAACAAACTAACTCCTTGATGTTACTTGGGATGATAGTTGGCCCTGGTGTTGCAATTATTTTTGGTGTATTCCTCAGTAGAACGATCGCCAAACCACTAGGAGCTAAAATTTCCCATATTGTTAATAGTATTGTCTCATCTTCTAGCGAGATTGCAGCCACAGTAGATCAACAAGAACGCACCGCATCTCAACAAGCAGCATCTGTCAGCCAAACTACCACCACAATGGATGAACTAGGTGCATCCTCCCGCATTTCTTCCGAGCAAGCTGAATCAGCCGCTAATGGTGCTAGAGAAGTATTAACTTTAGTTGATGGTAATAACCATAGCGATAATGCTTCTGTTTATAAAGGTTCTAGTTTGCGGGAAAAAGTTACACAAATTGCCGAACAAATTCTGCGCTTAAGTGAACAAACTCATCAAATTGGTTCGATTTCTACACTGGTAAGTGAATTAGCTAATCAAACTAATATGTTAGCTTTAAATGCTGCTGTAGAAGCTGTACGTGCTGGTGAGCATGGTAAAGGTTTTGCGGTTGTTGCCTCAGAAATTCGTAAACTCGCCGATCAAAGTAAAAAGTCAGCAGAGCGCATTAACGGTTTAGTAATGGACATTCAAAACGCTACTAATTCTACTGTAATGGTTGCCGATGAAGGTAGGAAAACAGTTGAAAATGTTGTTAATTCTATTAACAGTATTGCAGTAAATACACAACAAATCTCACTTAATTCTAAGCAGCAAGCTGTAGCTATTCAACAGGTAGTAGACGTTATGAATAATCTCAATCAAGGTGCTTCTCAAACTGCTAGTGGTATTAGCCAAACTAAAGTTGGTGTTCAAAGGCTCAACGATGCTGCTATGAATCTGAAAGCAGTAGTTTAGTCAGAATGGCGGAAATATAGGGGTCGTGCAAGCAAGTACAATTTAGTAATTTGTTACATTTGTCAACCCCTTTTTCGGTTTTTAGATCCCCTAACTATTTTGATGACTACTTAGAAGCAGGTTTTTCAGTTGCCATGATGTGCAAATCAATGTTTTTCAGATAACGCAGCAATTGATGGACAAAAGAACCTCGCCACAATAACTGCCACCGGGATTTCTGAGAGTGTCCGAGAACTACTTGGGTAATGCGATATTCTTGTGCTACTTCGGCGATTTTTTGAGGAACATCATGGCTGGTTGCTCGTAAGAATTCTCCGCCAAATTCCTTTGTTAGCTTCTCACAAGTCTCTATGTGTAAGCTTTCTTCTTTAGTCAGGAATTTCTCTGGATGTGCCACAAATAAAACATAAAGACGCGCTCTCATGTGATCTGCAATTCTTGCCCCTCGTCGCAACAATTGCACTGAGTTGGGATAAGTTGATGCACATACCATCACTCGCTCGTGAACACTACAATATTTAGTTTTTGGTGTTGAGTTAATCGCATCTTCTTCCAGGTTGTCGGCTATTTCCCGTAATGCTAACTCCCGCAAAGCAATTAAGTTGCGCCGTTGGAAAAAGTTATCTAAGGATTGTTGGATT
Above is a genomic segment from Oculatellaceae cyanobacterium containing:
- a CDS encoding IS701 family transposase; this translates as AMPPCFEKWCHRFDDVFNHQAQKKGFRHYLGGLLGESERKNLTQMSNNAVGVVYHQLHHFLTEATWDRQKVNERRLQVMQQCSQTKVRRGFTLIIDDSGHRKSGKKTAGIGRQYIGEIGKTDNGVVLVTTHLYDGVKSLPLDVELYQHASSLPEGKQDPEFIKKPDIALRLVDKCLSRGEKPGVVLVDAGYGNNTNFLKQLELKKLKYIAGLAKNRKVICQLQPEKEKVSLRLDDLAKSLQPEAFAEIQLELELPRTVWVATVEVEISTLSETRTIAIVMNAASFYEATDVSYLITNVAHEKATCEWIVKTYSHRNWVEVFYREAKGWLGLREYQARSIKSLERHLILVFCAYSFIVWQQLTGGLRRRWANKPLNTFTEALSAFRTAISYRFVGWLQENTDFLLYSCR
- a CDS encoding ATP-binding protein; translation: MLKRGKHSRKEIQRVIENLAINAVKYGAPNTPITLTLQQTETQITLIIHNEGNPIALDAQSILFQQFRRTVCAEEQTGWGLGLFLAKSITEAHQGTLGVESAEGKGTSFIIQLPKVTAFEEH
- a CDS encoding PAS domain S-box protein; amino-acid sequence: MQPAYSKLEDVAHLDEALNTAPCGFLTFTDNGQILAVNATLLQLLGYELDELRGQHINLILPLSSRIFYQSHFFPSLKLHGKVEEIYISLRSKQGKTLPVLLNAVSQERSGVLINDCIFVLLHQRIQYEDELIVAKKNAEAAIHAQNQANAALQQAQIALESKQAELLDTVAKLEQEITRRQQVEASLRSSSARFRRIFDSNMIGICFWNIDGEVEEVNDAFLNIIGYSRDEFFSKNVSWVELTPPEYSSVDQQALDERAATGINSPYEKEFIRADGSRVPILIGGSILEGFSDSGVSFILDITQRKKDERKLQQWADIFQHTSQGLVITTPDNEPLELINPAFALMHGYTVEELIGRSFTCLIAPKCLPDVLEHIHQSLEQNYYSFETEHIRKDGTIFPVFVEINNVRDQPEEISYIIINIQDITERKQAEKEILNSLQKATELNELKSHFITLISHEFRTPLTVILSSTQLLQHYSHKLSDSRKQKSFQQIDAAIKRLTQLLDDVLVINKAEAENLELNPAPINLENFCQELIAEMQLTDGNKHQILFTHTGECFDAVMDEKVLRHLLTNLLSNALKYSPDSKDIEFELSCQNQQATFKIKDYGIGIPSQFFPQLFEAFHRAYNVNNISGAGVGLFIAKKMVDLHQGSINCFSKVGIGTTFTVTIPWNCQPIK
- a CDS encoding alpha/beta hydrolase, yielding MVSNIILRNNVTCFGRGKQPMLFAHGFGCDQNMWRFLTPNFENDYKIFLFDYVGSGKSDLSAYSAERYSNLNGYVQDVVDICEALDLTDVIFVGHSVSSIIGILASLQVPHRFAHLILIAPSPCYINDLPDYLGGFERTDIEGLLDIMERNYMGWASLLAPIVMKNEEHPELTNELETSFCSTDPVIARRFAEVTFLSDNRHDLPKVTVPSLILQCSDDALAPIEVGHYLHRHLLGSTLQVMKATGHCPHMSHPQETLHLIKQYLETVYATCVF
- a CDS encoding methyl-accepting chemotaxis protein, with protein sequence MFQKMGLQTRLLGSFLLMGGIVLAVGFVGANGTSRLSKHIDTLGNVTIPSVTGLWKVNEGQTQIQSSERALLNTHLTSEKRQVELTRIKDAWKQIDVGFKQYESTFQTEEEKKIYQQFLEDWDRWKVDHQKFLQEYQKFANMGISDPPNRMAALVSQGKQNTPEMRLAKAADTQLDRISEFSANQGLESFNAATDSVIAVIDYNQELGTGAKKSAEKDIQQTNSLMLLGMIVGPGVAIIFGVFLSRTIAKPLGAKISHIVNSIVSSSSEIAATVDQQERTASQQAASVSQTTTTMDELGASSRISSEQAESAANGAREVLTLVDGNNHSDNASVYKGSSLREKVTQIAEQILRLSEQTHQIGSISTLVSELANQTNMLALNAAVEAVRAGEHGKGFAVVASEIRKLADQSKKSAERINGLVMDIQNATNSTVMVADEGRKTVENVVNSINSIAVNTQQISLNSKQQAVAIQQVVDVMNNLNQGASQTASGISQTKVGVQRLNDAAMNLKAVV